The stretch of DNA AGTTGCGCATTTTCCTGACCATCGTCGACACCGGCAGCTTTGCCGCCGCCGCGCGCAAGCTCAACCGCGCGGTCTCGGTCATATCCTATGGCATCGCCAATCTGGAGGCCCAGCTCGGCCTGACCCTGTTCGACCGCGAGGGCACGCGCAAACCCACGCTGACCGTGGCGGGCCGCGCGCTGCTCTCCGAGGCGCGCGGGGTGGCGCAGGGGATCGATGCCCTGCGTGCCAAGGTCAAAGGGCTGCTCGACGGGCTGGAGGCCGAGGTCGATCTGGCGGTGGACGTGATGCTGCCCACGCATCGGCTGGGGCGCATCCTGCGGGCCTTTCGCGCGCAATTTCCCACTGTGCAATTGCGCCTGCATGTCGAGGCGCTGGGCGCGATCACGGCCATGGTGCTGGACGGCAAGGCGGTGATCGGCCTGTCCGGCCCGCTGTTTGCCGGGGTCGAGGGGCTGGAAAGCGTCAATGCCGGATCGGTGCTGATGGTGCCGGTGGCCGCGCCCGACCATCCGCTGGCCCAGATGGACCCGATTCCCTCCGGCGCAGGGCGCGATCATATCCAGCTCGTGCTGACCGACCGTTCGCGCTTTACCGAGGGGCAGGATTTCTCGGTGATGTCCCCGCGCACATGGCGTCTGGCCGACCTCGGCGCCAAACATGCGCTGCTGCGCGAAGGGATCGGGTGGGGCAACATGCCCCTGCCGATGATCGAGGATGATCTGACCACCGGCACGCTGGCCCGGCTGTTCATGCCCGACCATCCGGGCGGCACCTATCGCTTTGCCGGGATCTGGCGACGCGACACGCCCCCCGGCCCGGCGGCGGCATGGCTGATCGAACAATTTGTAAACACGGCCGAAAACGGAGCCGAAGATTTGCCCGATATCTGAGGCAAGCCTCTTTTGGGGGGAATTGCCTCCCCCGGATCGGGCTTGGCGCGCGGGCGCCCTGTGCCATGTTCGGCATCGACAGCAAGCACAGGATCCGGCGAAAATGACCCCGACATTGGCCCGAACACCGCCCCTTGCCGAAATCGCCCGCATTCCCGAACTGATCGAGGGGGCGCAGCGGTTTCTGGACGAAGACGTGCATATGGCCCGCCATTATCTGGAGCGGATTTCGGCGCTTTTCGCGCCTGCCCCTTCCGGCCCGATCTATCTGGCCGAAAGGCCCGCCCCGCCCCCGGCCCCGGTCAAGGGCGGGCTGGCCGCATGGCAGATGCAAAAGGTGCTGGCCTATGTCGAAAGCCATCTGGACAAGACGCTTTCGACCGAGGAGCTGGCCGGGGTGACACGGCTGTCCACCGGCCATTTCTGCCGCGCCTTCAAGGCCAGCATGGGCGAAACGCCCCATGGTTTCATCATGCGCCAGCGCATCCGCCGCGCCCAGATCCTGATGGTGCAGAGCCGCGAGACGCTCTCGCAGATCGCGATTGCCTGCGGCCTGACCGATCAGGCCCATCTGACCCGCCTGTTTCGCCGCACCACCGGCACCACGCCGATGCAATGGCGCCGCCATTGGCAGGGCGAGATCTGAAATCCGGCCGGAGAGGTTCGATGCCCCCGATACCACCGCGTCCGCTGGGCCAATACCGGCATGTGCGCTTTGTCGCGGCCCAGATCGCCATTGAAGCTCCGGTAGATCTGCTGATCGTGGGGATGCAGGAAAAGGACGGCGGGCGCAGCGGGGCCGAGCAGGTGGACCTCGCGCTGCATGGCACGCTGGGCCGGTTGCGGGCGGGCGGGATCTTTACCGGCATGGCGGGCGAGGAACTGACGCTCTGGGCGCCGCCCGCGCCGATCGGGGCGCGCTCGCTGATGCTGATCGGGCTGGGCGCGGGTCTGGCGGGCGATCCCTTGCGGATCGGGCGGCTGACCTGCCAGGCGATGCGCAGCGCGCATTGCACCCACGCGCGCAAGGTGGCCTGTCTGCTGGGCTGGAACGGACTGGATATGCCCGAGGAAGGGATCGAGGAGATTGCCGCCGCGATGATGCGGGGGGCGCTTTTGGCGCTGGACGGGCTGGACACCCCGCCGCGCCCCGTCGAATGGATTTTCGACATTCGCAACGGTCAGGCCCAGCGCACCGCCGCCGCGCTGGAAAATGCCTTGGCAACATGGCATTCGGTGGAATGACGCGCAGCCTGCGCCATTGTTTGCCACCGATCCACCAAGGTTAACGGCCCGACCATGCCATTCCATGCCCCCGACGGGCTTTACGCCCCGCGCGCCGCGCGTCCGCCGATCTCGGTGATGCTGGTGGATGATCACCTGCTGCTGCGCGAAGGGGTGCGGGCGGTGATCGGCACCCAGCCCGACATCACCATCGCGGGCGAGGCCGAGGATGGCGCGCAGGCCATCGCACTTTACCCAAGGCTGCGCCCCGATGTGGTGCTGATGGATCTTCAAATGCCCGACATGTCGGGGG from Novosphingobium humi encodes:
- a CDS encoding LysR family transcriptional regulator, whose translation is MNNPGTPTFDQLRIFLTIVDTGSFAAAARKLNRAVSVISYGIANLEAQLGLTLFDREGTRKPTLTVAGRALLSEARGVAQGIDALRAKVKGLLDGLEAEVDLAVDVMLPTHRLGRILRAFRAQFPTVQLRLHVEALGAITAMVLDGKAVIGLSGPLFAGVEGLESVNAGSVLMVPVAAPDHPLAQMDPIPSGAGRDHIQLVLTDRSRFTEGQDFSVMSPRTWRLADLGAKHALLREGIGWGNMPLPMIEDDLTTGTLARLFMPDHPGGTYRFAGIWRRDTPPGPAAAWLIEQFVNTAENGAEDLPDI
- a CDS encoding helix-turn-helix domain-containing protein; the encoded protein is MTPTLARTPPLAEIARIPELIEGAQRFLDEDVHMARHYLERISALFAPAPSGPIYLAERPAPPPAPVKGGLAAWQMQKVLAYVESHLDKTLSTEELAGVTRLSTGHFCRAFKASMGETPHGFIMRQRIRRAQILMVQSRETLSQIAIACGLTDQAHLTRLFRRTTGTTPMQWRRHWQGEI
- a CDS encoding M17 family peptidase N-terminal domain-containing protein; this translates as MPPIPPRPLGQYRHVRFVAAQIAIEAPVDLLIVGMQEKDGGRSGAEQVDLALHGTLGRLRAGGIFTGMAGEELTLWAPPAPIGARSLMLIGLGAGLAGDPLRIGRLTCQAMRSAHCTHARKVACLLGWNGLDMPEEGIEEIAAAMMRGALLALDGLDTPPRPVEWIFDIRNGQAQRTAAALENALATWHSVE